Proteins encoded in a region of the Candidatus Bathyarchaeum sp. genome:
- a CDS encoding AraC family ligand binding domain-containing protein encodes MNKNQNVNSHQVKMAQLTIVDSINDAPGVDTLEGRIGPLLNGLKGAAHYIVMPPNMYCDAHKHPTQSIIFTAKGQWVLCSEGKRHLMKQGSLFFMPPDVETGYEVPFDEAATILILKFEGPNDPEKFLTYLEGLKQRLETRHEEGTPFLMSELPLDHPARAFAKNLK; translated from the coding sequence CAGTTAACAATAGTTGATTCAATAAATGATGCCCCCGGAGTTGACACCCTAGAAGGCAGAATCGGGCCATTACTTAACGGATTGAAAGGCGCAGCTCATTACATTGTAATGCCCCCAAACATGTACTGTGATGCCCACAAACACCCTACACAAAGCATTATTTTTACTGCGAAAGGTCAATGGGTTTTGTGCAGTGAAGGAAAACGCCATTTAATGAAACAAGGTTCCCTGTTTTTCATGCCACCAGATGTAGAAACAGGTTACGAAGTCCCCTTTGACGAAGCAGCAACAATCCTTATCCTAAAATTTGAAGGACCCAATGACCCTGAGAAGTTTTTGACATATCTAGAAGGATTAAAACAAAGATTAGAAACCCGACATGAAGAAGGAACACCTTTTTTGATGTCAGAGTTACCGCTGGACCATCCTGCGAGGGCATTTGCTAAGAATTTAAAATAA